Proteins encoded together in one Methanobacterium sp. window:
- the dcd gene encoding dCTP deaminase, with amino-acid sequence MAILSDQDIIKYLDEGKITIEPLEDPARQIQPSSVDLRIGNEFKGFRIIRKPCIDPLDKSDLESYMESFHLDKGHAFIIHPGEFALATTYEAVKLPDDLVARVEGRSSMGRLGITMHVTAGYIDPGFQGKITLEISNIGKMPVALYAGQRVCQIVFETMTSPSLRPYGHPERDSKYMGQDKPVTSKIKQDYEIRDRKQTKLL; translated from the coding sequence ATGGCTATTTTAAGTGACCAGGATATTATAAAATATTTAGATGAAGGGAAAATCACCATAGAACCATTGGAAGATCCAGCCCGGCAGATTCAACCATCCTCGGTGGACCTCAGGATTGGGAACGAGTTTAAAGGTTTTCGCATTATCCGAAAACCGTGCATCGACCCTCTGGACAAATCTGACCTGGAGTCTTATATGGAATCATTCCACCTGGATAAGGGACATGCATTCATAATACATCCAGGTGAATTTGCACTGGCCACAACCTATGAAGCAGTTAAACTCCCTGATGACCTGGTTGCCCGTGTAGAGGGGCGTTCATCAATGGGGCGCCTGGGAATCACCATGCACGTTACTGCAGGATATATTGACCCCGGATTCCAGGGGAAGATCACCCTGGAAATATCCAACATAGGCAAGATGCCAGTGGCTCTTTATGCCGGTCAAAGAGTGTGTCAGATAGTCTTTGAAACCATGACCAGCCCATCCCTACGACCTTATGGCCATCCCGAACGGGACAGTAAATATATGGGCCAAGACAAGCCGGTTACCAGTAAAATCAAGCAGGACTATGAGATTCGGGACCGGAAGCAGACGAAATTACTTTAA
- a CDS encoding phenylacetate--CoA ligase family protein: MIWNEEVECISRDEMRKLQLKRLKDVVKRAYENVPYYKKRFDEAGINPQDIKTLEDIQKIPLTTKDDLRAAYPFGMFAVPRREIVEVHTSSGTTGKPTVSGYTHKDLDIWSEVMARGLTMFGLDEDDLIQNTHGYGLFTGGFGVHYGAQKIGATVIPISTGQTRRQIEIMKDFGTTVLIVTPSYGLYLAEVAEEEGLTSGDLNLKSIGFGAEMWTEEMRQEIQKRFNAPAYNIYGLTEIMGPGVALECPEQDGLHVMEDHFYPEIIDSETMEVLEDGEKGELVITTLTRHGMPIIRFRTKDVTRLRRGECACGRTHVKMDRITGRTDDMLKIRGVAVFPSQIEKALLKMDGIEPHYQIIVTRPQHLDEMEVQVETSPELFSDEVKELVGIKKKIENFIHNEIGLRVTVTLVEPKTLPRSEGKAVRVIDKRGLNS, translated from the coding sequence ATGATCTGGAATGAAGAAGTTGAGTGCATATCTAGAGATGAGATGAGGAAACTGCAGCTTAAACGATTAAAAGATGTTGTGAAACGGGCCTATGAAAATGTTCCCTATTATAAAAAACGTTTTGATGAGGCAGGTATTAACCCCCAAGACATTAAAACCCTGGAAGACATCCAGAAAATACCTTTAACCACTAAAGACGATCTTCGTGCGGCCTATCCCTTTGGAATGTTTGCAGTTCCCCGTCGTGAGATTGTGGAAGTTCACACCTCCTCAGGTACCACTGGAAAACCCACAGTATCAGGATACACCCATAAGGATCTGGATATTTGGAGTGAAGTCATGGCTCGTGGTTTAACCATGTTCGGACTCGATGAGGATGATCTAATCCAGAACACCCATGGTTACGGTCTTTTCACCGGTGGATTCGGAGTACACTACGGTGCCCAGAAGATAGGGGCCACAGTTATACCCATTTCAACGGGACAAACCCGCAGACAAATCGAAATAATGAAGGACTTCGGGACAACGGTACTGATAGTCACACCCTCCTATGGACTTTACCTGGCAGAGGTGGCGGAAGAAGAAGGTCTTACAAGTGGGGATCTGAATCTGAAATCCATTGGTTTTGGAGCTGAAATGTGGACTGAAGAAATGCGCCAGGAAATCCAAAAACGCTTCAATGCCCCCGCATACAATATTTACGGCTTAACTGAAATTATGGGACCTGGAGTGGCCTTGGAATGCCCCGAGCAGGATGGTCTGCATGTTATGGAGGACCATTTCTATCCAGAGATCATTGATTCGGAAACAATGGAAGTCCTTGAAGACGGAGAAAAGGGCGAACTGGTCATAACCACCCTAACCCGTCATGGAATGCCCATTATTCGTTTTAGAACCAAAGATGTTACCCGCCTTAGAAGGGGTGAGTGCGCCTGTGGCCGAACTCATGTGAAAATGGACCGCATCACCGGCAGGACCGATGATATGCTCAAGATCCGTGGAGTGGCAGTATTCCCCTCCCAGATCGAGAAGGCACTTCTGAAGATGGATGGTATTGAACCACATTACCAGATCATTGTCACCAGACCACAGCACCTGGATGAAATGGAAGTGCAGGTGGAAACATCCCCTGAACTCTTCTCTGACGAGGTGAAGGAGTTAGTAGGGATTAAAAAGAAAATAGAAAACTTCATACACAATGAAATTGGTTTAAGAGTTACAGTAACCCTGGTAGAACCCAAAACACTGCCCAGAAGTGAGGGTAAAGCAGTTAGAGTTATTGATAAACGGGGATTGAATAGTTAA
- a CDS encoding PsbP-related protein — MSEDGPPRLRKPGNGAKKKDASSKLGKASADIKEKVGSFKLNKGETSITSKVNSLKSRKNSRDKNGNNGPTKLKIPHSESPEKFSWDGLKNNIPTILGKKSVLGIIGIIILIILVISAAMWVMGDKKTITNQSNTTTPQINTLKNHFDNGNISFDYPEGWNVSNSTQAPLIVTVTHDENNSFSVFKEDLGTQNFTYKVASWRSNILANGMIYYEGDLTIDNTTAYELEANYKPDDKVFTTRGIAFQKNNSAYFVIFVFDKPLLDYKNEMDKVLNSFHVNA, encoded by the coding sequence TTGAGCGAAGATGGTCCTCCTCGATTAAGAAAACCAGGAAACGGTGCTAAGAAAAAAGATGCATCATCCAAATTGGGAAAAGCCAGTGCGGATATTAAAGAAAAGGTTGGATCTTTCAAACTGAATAAAGGAGAAACATCCATTACCAGTAAGGTAAACTCCCTCAAATCCAGGAAAAACAGTAGGGATAAAAATGGAAATAACGGTCCCACCAAACTGAAAATACCACACTCTGAATCTCCAGAAAAATTCAGCTGGGATGGTTTGAAAAATAACATTCCCACCATACTGGGGAAAAAATCCGTTTTAGGCATTATAGGCATTATTATTCTAATTATTCTGGTTATTAGTGCTGCAATGTGGGTTATGGGCGATAAAAAAACCATAACCAACCAGAGCAACACCACCACCCCACAGATAAATACTCTTAAAAACCATTTTGACAATGGTAACATCTCTTTTGATTATCCTGAAGGCTGGAATGTTTCAAACAGCACACAAGCTCCCCTGATAGTTACAGTTACTCATGACGAAAACAACAGCTTCTCAGTCTTTAAGGAGGATCTCGGAACACAAAATTTCACATACAAGGTTGCCAGCTGGCGTTCAAACATTTTAGCCAACGGTATGATCTACTATGAAGGTGATCTTACCATTGACAACACCACTGCCTATGAACTGGAAGCCAACTACAAACCTGATGATAAGGTTTTCACCACCAGAGGAATAGCCTTCCAGAAAAACAATAGTGCATATTTTGTGATCTTCGTATTTGACAAACCCCTTCTGGATTATAAAAACGAGATGGATAAAGTCCTAAACAGTTTCCATGTGAATGCATAA
- a CDS encoding CocE/NonD family hydrolase gives MKETPFAVILIVFLVFLGVLYGVVLLEDNETSITEGTNALLNQFQSPNNQSEDNMVQTNLNNTPESQNTNPSQNQSNTSQNITDPTTSLNSNQTSNTTKTVNYTVKTIIGQETSLRDGAKLVSDIWLPQEDGKYPVIMIRTPYGRSAAYMNYTGMGEYFAKEGYVFMVQDVRGKGDSQGTFNFLFQEGQDGYDSIEWAANQSWSNGKVGMMGSSYMGADQWLAAREKPPHLVCIAPTSATGRYMEEIPSIGGVFYMGWTLPWTLANNGNTTDLNTQNRNWTPIFNHRPLLTADEVTGTQVPLYRQFLEHPTMDDYWKRIQFKDQDFTSINLPTLTTCGWFDTDQPGALFYWNGLKKNSTPADQYLIIGPWLTNGTFEPEAQLSQIGDLPVSGAQSDVYATHLAFFDYYLKNSTSSMVTNSSGRNSSNISSNNSYSNVSSNNSYGNISNSTNSTSQFNLPRVTVYITGLSKWINLTSYPPEDMNITPLYLNSRGQANTLNGNGFLEWNFNSSIPANNSNNSALNSTSSVNSTTVSDNYTYDPANPRPVPSGSFAVNSNSTENRSDILVYTTAPLEEPVMIIGPVAVELYAASDAKDTDFVARVLDVYPNGTVINLGPYESGGSIRARFRQGFDKEVLLEPGKIEKYRIELYDMGHVFLPGHSIRLEVSSSAYPILHPNPNTGNPIATDTQQQVAHQTIYHDSKHPSSVLLPVIPSNSSIYKGLLGSYLVKT, from the coding sequence ATGAAAGAAACTCCATTTGCAGTAATATTAATAGTATTCCTTGTTTTTTTAGGTGTTTTATATGGTGTGGTCCTGCTGGAGGATAATGAAACTTCCATCACAGAAGGTACAAACGCTCTTTTAAATCAATTTCAAAGTCCCAACAATCAGAGTGAGGATAACATGGTGCAAACCAACCTTAACAACACCCCAGAGTCACAGAACACTAATCCTAGTCAGAACCAGTCAAACACCAGCCAGAACATTACCGATCCAACCACTTCACTGAATAGTAATCAAACAAGCAACACCACTAAAACTGTGAATTACACAGTCAAGACTATTATTGGACAGGAAACATCCCTGCGTGATGGTGCTAAACTGGTTTCTGATATCTGGCTGCCCCAGGAGGATGGGAAGTATCCGGTGATCATGATCCGCACACCCTATGGTAGGAGTGCTGCTTACATGAATTACACTGGCATGGGGGAATATTTCGCCAAGGAGGGGTACGTTTTCATGGTTCAGGATGTTCGTGGGAAAGGAGATTCCCAGGGAACTTTCAATTTCCTGTTCCAGGAAGGGCAGGATGGTTATGATTCCATTGAATGGGCTGCCAATCAGTCATGGTCCAATGGAAAGGTGGGTATGATGGGATCCTCTTACATGGGAGCTGACCAGTGGCTGGCTGCACGGGAAAAACCACCACACCTGGTATGCATAGCCCCCACCTCAGCAACTGGGAGGTACATGGAAGAAATACCCTCCATTGGCGGAGTTTTCTACATGGGATGGACCCTACCCTGGACTCTGGCCAACAACGGCAACACCACAGATCTAAACACACAAAACCGTAACTGGACTCCTATCTTTAACCACCGTCCACTATTAACTGCAGATGAAGTCACAGGAACACAGGTACCTCTTTACCGTCAGTTCCTGGAACATCCCACCATGGATGATTACTGGAAACGAATCCAGTTCAAAGACCAGGATTTTACCAGTATCAACTTACCCACCCTAACCACCTGCGGATGGTTCGACACTGACCAGCCAGGAGCACTGTTCTACTGGAATGGCCTTAAAAAGAACTCCACCCCTGCTGACCAGTACCTGATTATAGGACCCTGGTTAACTAATGGAACCTTCGAACCAGAAGCACAACTATCACAAATTGGTGATTTACCTGTTTCCGGAGCACAGAGCGATGTTTACGCCACTCACTTGGCATTTTTTGATTATTATCTTAAAAATTCAACCAGTTCTATGGTTACTAACTCATCTGGCAGAAATTCCAGTAACATTTCAAGCAACAATTCTTACAGTAATGTTTCAAGCAATAATTCTTATGGTAACATTTCAAATAGTACTAATTCAACCAGCCAGTTTAATCTTCCCAGGGTAACAGTTTACATCACTGGTTTGAGTAAATGGATAAACCTAACCAGTTATCCTCCGGAAGACATGAACATCACCCCACTTTACCTCAACAGCAGGGGACAGGCAAATACATTGAATGGTAATGGCTTCCTGGAATGGAACTTCAACTCCAGCATTCCAGCCAACAATTCAAACAACAGTGCATTAAATTCAACTTCCAGTGTTAATTCCACCACAGTTTCGGATAATTATACTTACGATCCTGCCAATCCCAGACCAGTCCCATCAGGAAGTTTTGCTGTTAACTCCAACAGTACTGAAAACCGTTCTGACATCCTAGTTTACACCACTGCTCCACTGGAAGAACCAGTCATGATCATAGGGCCAGTGGCAGTGGAGTTATACGCGGCCAGTGATGCTAAAGACACGGATTTCGTGGCCAGAGTCTTGGATGTGTACCCCAATGGAACCGTCATCAACCTGGGACCCTATGAATCTGGAGGGTCCATAAGGGCTAGATTCAGACAGGGATTCGATAAGGAAGTTCTTCTGGAGCCGGGTAAAATTGAAAAATACCGGATAGAGCTCTATGACATGGGACATGTATTCTTGCCCGGTCATAGCATCCGCCTGGAAGTGTCTTCCAGTGCCTATCCCATTCTTCATCCCAACCCCAATACTGGCAATCCAATTGCCACCGACACCCAGCAACAGGTAGCCCACCAGACCATCTACCATGACAGTAAACATCCATCATCAGTTTTACTACCGGTTATACCATCAAACAGCTCTATTTATAAGGGATTACTGGGATCTTACCTCGTGAAAACGTGA
- a CDS encoding TrmJ/YjtD family RNA methyltransferase, with the protein MIYVVFVEPETPGNIGFLARTMKNFGLKQMVLINPCPLEHDSYYMAMHAREIIYNRQEYPSLEEFLKTEEIDFAVGTTGEAGGSYNIPRIAVTPDNLAQSLNVKGNIALILGREGDGLTNHELELCDVVVSIPTHESYPILNVTHAAAIIFYELFKNERTYPVEDLDEASLDEKQDLIKYMDDVLGNLDYPPHKKKNASTVFRRVLGRAFISGREAHTLKGMFRRIKERVK; encoded by the coding sequence ATGATTTATGTGGTTTTTGTGGAGCCAGAAACTCCTGGCAATATTGGGTTCCTGGCACGGACCATGAAAAATTTCGGCCTAAAACAGATGGTACTTATAAATCCCTGTCCACTGGAACACGATTCATATTACATGGCCATGCATGCCCGTGAAATCATCTACAATCGCCAGGAATATCCTTCCCTGGAAGAATTCCTCAAAACAGAGGAGATTGATTTTGCAGTGGGAACCACTGGTGAGGCCGGGGGAAGTTACAACATTCCCCGTATCGCAGTAACACCGGATAATCTAGCCCAATCACTTAATGTAAAAGGCAATATTGCATTGATATTGGGCAGAGAAGGTGATGGACTTACTAACCATGAATTAGAACTCTGTGATGTGGTGGTATCCATCCCAACCCATGAATCATATCCCATCCTCAATGTGACCCATGCTGCTGCCATCATCTTTTATGAATTGTTCAAAAATGAGAGAACATACCCAGTGGAAGACTTGGATGAAGCTTCCCTTGATGAAAAACAGGATTTAATTAAATACATGGATGATGTGCTGGGTAATCTGGATTATCCTCCACATAAGAAGAAGAATGCTTCCACAGTGTTCCGGAGAGTGCTGGGAAGGGCATTTATATCAGGAAGGGAAGCCCATACTCTTAAAGGAATGTTTCGAAGAATCAAAGAGAGGGTTAAATAA
- a CDS encoding ACT domain-containing protein translates to MKIEQLSIFLENKKGRMRNALDVLADGGFNIRALSIADTSDFGILRLIVPEPYKAKEILEENNFVVKMGYVIAVEMSDQPGGLGTILGILDDSDINLDYLYAFVDEKEERAIVLLHPEDIDAGIEVLKKSGATIIPPEDVYNW, encoded by the coding sequence GTGAAAATAGAACAGTTATCAATATTCCTGGAAAATAAGAAGGGTAGAATGAGGAATGCTCTGGATGTTCTGGCTGATGGTGGATTCAACATCAGGGCCCTGTCCATTGCTGATACTTCAGACTTCGGTATTTTGAGGTTAATCGTCCCTGAACCATATAAAGCCAAAGAAATCCTGGAGGAGAACAATTTCGTGGTTAAGATGGGCTACGTTATTGCTGTGGAGATGTCTGACCAACCCGGAGGACTGGGCACCATCCTGGGCATACTGGATGACTCGGACATAAACCTGGATTATCTTTACGCCTTTGTGGATGAAAAAGAAGAAAGAGCCATTGTCCTGCTCCATCCAGAGGATATTGATGCAGGGATTGAAGTCCTTAAAAAGAGTGGGGCAACTATAATTCCACCAGAAGATGTTTACAACTGGTAA
- a CDS encoding indolepyruvate oxidoreductase subunit beta — protein MNPYNIYISGVGGQGIIKTSVIMGEAAMKSDLSVVVGEIHGMSQRGGVVSTQMKIGNSHSPIIEKGKADLLLAFEPLEALRAVNMINKDSYVITNTSSIYPFNIRQSEYPYPELSTLLEELSSHAKKVIALDADGIAKEAGHILAVNMVMLGAAAAVPGFPVDKETIIESMQNNLPEKSIPVNLKAFKEGYRVCSSNI, from the coding sequence ATGAACCCTTACAATATTTACATTTCAGGCGTTGGTGGTCAGGGAATCATCAAAACTTCAGTTATCATGGGGGAAGCCGCCATGAAAAGCGATTTATCAGTGGTGGTTGGTGAAATCCATGGAATGTCCCAGAGGGGAGGTGTGGTATCCACCCAGATGAAGATTGGAAATTCCCACAGCCCAATCATTGAAAAAGGAAAAGCAGACCTTCTACTGGCATTCGAACCACTGGAAGCCCTCAGGGCAGTTAACATGATAAATAAAGATAGTTATGTGATTACGAACACTTCATCAATTTATCCATTTAACATCCGGCAAAGTGAATATCCTTACCCCGAACTATCCACTCTACTGGAGGAACTTTCATCCCATGCAAAGAAGGTAATTGCCCTGGATGCAGATGGAATAGCCAAGGAAGCTGGTCACATCCTCGCGGTGAACATGGTAATGTTAGGCGCTGCAGCAGCGGTTCCAGGATTTCCAGTGGATAAAGAGACCATAATAGAATCAATGCAGAACAACCTGCCTGAAAAGAGTATTCCTGTAAATTTAAAGGCATTTAAGGAAGGGTACAGGGTTTGTTCTTCAAACATTTAA
- the iorA gene encoding indolepyruvate ferredoxin oxidoreductase subunit alpha: MNIKEMLTRKEKDKLFLMGNEAAVRGALEAGVAVASTYPGTPSSEIGNVLSVLAEDAGMYFEFSVNEKVALEVAAAASASGLRSFTFMKHVGLNVASDSLMSVAYTGVRGGMVILTADDPSMFSSQNEQDNRHYARLANIPLLEASSPQEVKDLMKYAYQLSEEFELPVILRTTTRVSHMRGIVELGALKKPKAKGHFDKDPQRFVPVPESARVMHKNLVEKMDQIGVLSNNSSLNHPFENESSVGIITSGSAFNYVMDVVEEYKLPVNVLKITFSYPFPEKRVLEFLENIEMVLMVEEVDPIMEKEVLAIIGKHQLNKNVHGKLDGTLPMIYEYSPDIVLEGVGKMIGLEMPVATVSSSVELPKRPPTLCPGCPHRAAYFEVKKAAEDLNLDDLIFPSDIGCYTLGIESPYEIADYLLSMGSSVGTSCGFSKATDQTVVSFIGDSTFFHAGIPPLINAVHNKNNFVLVILDNRTTAMTGGQPNPGLPVDGMGLEAPEISIPAIVKACGVELVEIINPLNVRNSKEIFKKALQFNGVAVVISQYPCMLIKGGSQKGKNIVISVQDDKCTGCETCVLELTCPAIYTNENGKIRIDPLMCRKCNVCVQTCPEKAIRAKRINNNRGEEE; the protein is encoded by the coding sequence ATGAACATCAAAGAAATGCTCACCAGAAAAGAGAAGGACAAACTGTTTTTGATGGGTAATGAAGCCGCAGTCCGCGGTGCCCTGGAAGCAGGAGTGGCTGTAGCCAGCACATATCCTGGAACACCTTCTTCAGAGATTGGAAATGTCTTATCTGTCCTTGCCGAAGATGCCGGGATGTATTTTGAATTTTCAGTCAATGAAAAAGTAGCCCTGGAAGTAGCAGCCGCTGCATCTGCCTCGGGACTTAGATCATTCACCTTCATGAAACACGTGGGTCTTAATGTGGCTTCAGATTCATTAATGAGTGTTGCCTACACCGGTGTCCGGGGAGGGATGGTAATACTCACTGCAGATGACCCATCCATGTTCTCATCCCAGAATGAACAGGACAACCGTCACTACGCGCGACTGGCAAACATACCACTCCTGGAAGCGTCCAGTCCTCAGGAAGTTAAGGATCTTATGAAATACGCCTACCAGTTATCTGAGGAATTTGAATTGCCAGTTATTCTCCGCACCACCACACGAGTTTCCCATATGAGGGGAATAGTGGAGCTAGGTGCTTTAAAAAAGCCTAAAGCGAAAGGACACTTTGATAAAGATCCTCAACGTTTCGTTCCAGTGCCAGAGTCTGCCCGGGTAATGCATAAAAATTTGGTTGAAAAAATGGATCAAATAGGGGTATTATCCAATAATTCATCCTTAAATCATCCCTTTGAAAATGAAAGCAGTGTGGGGATTATCACCAGTGGCAGTGCCTTTAACTACGTTATGGATGTGGTGGAAGAATATAAACTACCGGTGAATGTCCTTAAAATAACCTTTTCCTATCCATTCCCTGAAAAGAGGGTGCTGGAATTTTTGGAAAACATTGAAATGGTTCTGATGGTGGAGGAAGTTGACCCCATCATGGAAAAAGAGGTACTGGCGATTATAGGAAAACACCAGCTTAACAAAAACGTTCACGGTAAATTAGATGGAACTCTTCCCATGATATACGAGTACAGCCCGGACATCGTGCTGGAAGGAGTGGGTAAGATGATTGGGTTGGAAATGCCCGTTGCAACTGTTTCTAGTTCTGTTGAACTTCCCAAAAGACCACCCACGCTCTGTCCTGGCTGCCCACATCGCGCTGCCTATTTCGAGGTTAAAAAGGCAGCAGAGGATTTGAATCTGGATGATCTCATTTTCCCAAGTGACATTGGCTGTTACACACTGGGTATAGAATCACCCTATGAAATTGCAGATTATCTCTTATCAATGGGTTCATCTGTTGGAACCAGCTGTGGGTTTTCCAAGGCCACTGATCAAACTGTGGTAAGCTTTATAGGAGATTCAACCTTTTTCCATGCAGGAATACCCCCACTCATCAACGCAGTGCACAACAAGAACAATTTCGTCCTGGTGATCCTGGATAACCGCACCACAGCCATGACTGGTGGCCAACCTAACCCTGGTCTCCCTGTGGATGGCATGGGACTGGAAGCACCTGAAATATCCATACCTGCAATTGTAAAAGCCTGTGGAGTGGAACTGGTGGAGATCATCAACCCCCTCAATGTGCGTAATTCAAAGGAAATATTTAAAAAAGCACTCCAATTCAATGGAGTGGCAGTAGTAATCTCCCAGTACCCTTGCATGCTAATCAAAGGTGGGAGCCAAAAGGGTAAAAACATCGTAATCAGTGTTCAGGATGACAAATGCACTGGTTGTGAAACCTGTGTCCTGGAGCTCACCTGCCCCGCCATCTACACCAATGAGAATGGTAAAATCAGGATTGACCCCTTAATGTGCAGAAAGTGCAATGTATGTGTCCAGACATGTCCTGAAAAAGCCATAAGGGCGAAAAGGATAAATAATAACAGGGGAGAGGAGGAATAA
- a CDS encoding M48 family metallopeptidase: MKIKIQDIEVKYRVFHRKVKYARLEIKNEELILILPIGVDDHHKLIKKHEKWVYQKITRINRLKKESENRKLDLTRSKQEFRELVKLLVDEISGTMGYPVNRVSFRRMKTRWGSCSSSGNVNFNTRLRYLPESLIRYVVHHEVCHLQIRKHNKQYWNLVSLTYPYYQKYENELAIYWFLVKDLN; this comes from the coding sequence ATGAAGATTAAAATTCAGGATATTGAGGTGAAATACCGTGTTTTTCACAGGAAGGTGAAATACGCCCGTTTAGAGATTAAAAACGAGGAACTCATCCTCATACTACCCATCGGAGTTGACGATCATCATAAACTAATAAAAAAGCATGAAAAATGGGTTTATCAGAAAATAACACGAATTAATAGGTTAAAGAAAGAATCTGAAAACAGAAAATTGGATTTAACTCGCAGCAAACAGGAATTCCGTGAACTGGTTAAACTATTGGTGGATGAAATATCAGGTACAATGGGTTACCCGGTGAATAGGGTGAGTTTTCGTCGGATGAAAACCCGCTGGGGAAGTTGTAGCTCATCAGGAAACGTGAACTTCAACACCCGCCTCAGATACTTACCGGAAAGCCTCATCAGATATGTGGTACACCATGAAGTGTGCCATCTCCAGATAAGGAAACACAATAAACAATACTGGAATCTGGTGTCCTTAACATACCCATACTACCAGAAATATGAAAATGAACTGGCTATTTACTGGTTTTTGGTGAAAGATCTGAATTAA
- the tfrB gene encoding fumarate reductase (CoM/CoB) subunit TfrB has protein sequence MINISVMRYQPLQDEEPHLESYFVKKKDKMKVLDALNYINQHHQANIAYRCSCRAGQCGSCAVKVNGEMALACKREIRDGDVIEPINLPVIKDLVVDRSEMDSKVKEMGLFLDDECGISECPAILDPEELTNTKKLRSCIDCYSCLSACPVLTVNDEFAGPYFMRYLSKFAMDPRDCSNRAEEGFDEGLYCCTSCSKCVEVCPKEINTFGGAIEKLREIACQEGIGPLPPHSLVKELIEKTGRSVEPPEEGPMRDGFIKTVNSQRVKAKDNEEDGKEKVALFTGCLMDYRLPEIGMALIDVLNKHNVIVEVPSQQVCCGSPLIRTGQTDAVEKLVKQNAKALEGYDTIITVCAGCGATLKKDYPEYGARLNVMDISEYLADKLNTEDMKPVNMKVTYHDPCHLVRGQGIREEPREILKKIKGLEFVEMEVPDQCCGAGGGVRAGKPEIAEALGREKAKMIEKLGVDAVITICPFCENNIRASLEKEGLDLEVMNILKLLEKAYQS, from the coding sequence ATGATAAATATAAGTGTTATGCGTTATCAGCCTCTGCAGGATGAGGAACCCCACCTTGAATCATATTTTGTTAAAAAGAAGGATAAGATGAAGGTCCTGGATGCTTTAAATTACATCAATCAACACCATCAGGCCAATATTGCCTATCGTTGCTCCTGCAGGGCAGGTCAGTGCGGCTCCTGTGCTGTTAAAGTCAATGGAGAAATGGCCCTGGCATGTAAAAGAGAAATTAGGGATGGGGATGTAATAGAACCAATCAATTTACCAGTTATTAAGGATCTGGTTGTGGATCGGAGTGAAATGGACAGTAAAGTAAAGGAAATGGGACTTTTCCTGGATGATGAGTGTGGAATTAGTGAGTGTCCTGCCATTTTAGATCCAGAAGAACTAACAAACACCAAGAAGTTAAGGAGTTGTATTGACTGTTACTCCTGCCTATCAGCCTGCCCAGTCTTAACTGTTAATGATGAATTCGCAGGCCCCTACTTCATGCGTTACCTATCCAAATTTGCCATGGACCCCCGAGACTGTTCTAACCGAGCTGAAGAAGGATTTGATGAAGGACTCTACTGTTGCACATCCTGTTCTAAATGTGTGGAGGTCTGTCCCAAGGAAATAAACACCTTTGGTGGTGCTATTGAAAAGTTAAGGGAAATAGCCTGCCAGGAGGGTATTGGGCCGTTACCCCCTCACAGTTTGGTAAAAGAGCTTATTGAAAAAACAGGAAGATCAGTAGAACCCCCGGAAGAAGGGCCAATGAGGGATGGTTTCATAAAAACTGTTAACTCCCAAAGGGTAAAAGCAAAAGATAATGAAGAAGATGGAAAAGAGAAAGTTGCACTTTTCACAGGTTGCCTGATGGATTACCGTCTTCCCGAAATTGGAATGGCCCTCATAGATGTTTTGAATAAGCATAATGTTATAGTAGAGGTTCCTAGTCAGCAGGTTTGCTGTGGTTCTCCCCTTATCCGGACCGGGCAAACTGATGCCGTGGAAAAACTGGTTAAACAGAATGCCAAGGCCTTGGAGGGTTATGATACAATCATCACTGTCTGTGCTGGTTGTGGAGCCACCCTTAAAAAGGATTATCCTGAGTACGGTGCCAGATTGAATGTAATGGATATCAGTGAGTACCTGGCAGATAAACTTAATACCGAAGATATGAAACCCGTGAACATGAAAGTCACCTACCACGATCCCTGCCATCTCGTCCGGGGTCAGGGCATCCGGGAGGAACCCCGGGAGATTCTCAAAAAAATTAAAGGTCTTGAATTTGTGGAGATGGAAGTCCCTGACCAATGTTGTGGTGCTGGTGGTGGTGTAAGGGCAGGTAAACCAGAAATAGCCGAGGCCCTTGGTAGGGAAAAAGCAAAAATGATTGAAAAACTCGGTGTTGATGCCGTGATTACCATATGCCCCTTCTGTGAAAATAACATCAGGGCCTCTCTGGAAAAAGAAGGGCTGGACCTGGAAGTTATGAACATACTTAAACTCCTGGAAAAGGCATACCAGTCCTGA